A single Rattus norvegicus strain BN/NHsdMcwi chromosome 5, GRCr8, whole genome shotgun sequence DNA region contains:
- the Hes3 gene encoding transcription factor HES-3 isoform X1, with protein sequence MEKKRRARINLSLEQLRSLLERHYSHQIRKRKLEKADILELSVKYVRSLQNSLQGLWLVPSGVDYPSGFRGGLPGSSQRLRPGEDDSGLRCPLLLQRRAGSTTDSANPQTASVLSPCLPAIWAPGPPAGGSQSPQSPFPPLGGLLESSTGILAPPPASNCQAENPRPGFRVWRPW encoded by the exons ATGGAGAAGAAGCGTCGTGCCCGCATCAACCTGTCACTGGAGCAGCTAAGGTCTCTTCTGGAGAGACACTACTCCCACCAG ATACGGAAGCGAAAGCTGGAGAAGGCCGATATCCTGGAGCTGAGCGTTAAGTACGTGAGAAGCCTCCAGAACTCATTGCAAG gaCTTTGGCTAGTACCCAGTGGGGTGGACTACCCGTCCGGATTCCGAGGCGGCTTGCCGGGCTCCAGCCAGAGGCTTCGGCCCGGAGAGGACGACAGCGGCCTGCGCTGCCCCCTGCTTCTCCAGCGCAGGGCAGGCAGCACCACGGACAGCGCCAACCCACAGACGGCCTCTGTTCTCAGCCCCTGCCTCCCGGCCATCTGGGCCCCTGGTCCCCCTGCAGGTGGCTCCCAATCCCCGCAGTCCCCGTTCCCTCCCCTTGGAGGTCTCCTTGAGTCCTCCACTGGCATTCTGGCACCGCCACCTGCATCAAACTGCCAGGCCGAGAATCCGAGACCCGGGTTTCGCGTGTGGCGGCCCTGGTGA